The following proteins are co-located in the Telopea speciosissima isolate NSW1024214 ecotype Mountain lineage chromosome 9, Tspe_v1, whole genome shotgun sequence genome:
- the LOC122640161 gene encoding uncharacterized protein LOC122640161, which produces MSSVSRAWIVAASVGAVEVLKDQGICRWNYVLRSLHQHAKGNMRSFSQAKKASSSSSPAATTSIVKTAKKVGDEKLKHSEESLRKVMYLSCWGPN; this is translated from the coding sequence ATGAGTTCGGTAAGCAGAGCTTGGATCGTGGCTGCCAGCGTTGGAGCAGTGGAGGTATTGAAAGATCAAGGTATCTGTAGATGGAATTACGTCTTGAGGTCGCTGCATCAGCACGCCAAGGGCAATATGAGATCCTTCTCCCAGGCTAaaaaggcttcttcttcttcttctccggcgGCGACGACTTCAATAGTGAAAACGGCTAAGAAAGTTGGAGACGAGAAATTGAAGCATTCGGAGGAGTCGCTCAGGAAAGTTATGTACCTCAGCTGTTGGGGTCCCAACTGA
- the LOC122640157 gene encoding uncharacterized protein LOC122640157, whose amino-acid sequence MSSVSRAWIVAASVGAVEVLKDQGICRWNYVFRSLHQHAKGNMRSFSQAKKASSSSSCPAATTSMVKAAKKVGDEKLKQSEESLRKVMYLSCWGPN is encoded by the coding sequence ATGAGTTCGGTAAGCAGAGCTTGGATCGTGGCTGCGAGCGTTGGAGCGGTGGAAGTATTAAAAGATCAAGGCATCTGTAGATGGAATTATGTGTTTAGGTCACTACATCAGCACGCCAAGGGCAATATGAGATCCTTCTCCCAGGCTAAAaaggcctcttcttcttcttcttgtccggCGGCGACGACTTCAATGGTGAAAGCCGCTAAGAAGGTTGGTGACGAGAAATTGAAACAATCAGAGGAGTCGCTCAGGAAAGTTATGTACCTCAGCTGTTGGGGTCCCAACTGA
- the LOC122640162 gene encoding uncharacterized protein LOC122640162, with translation MSSVSRAWIVAASVGAVEVLKDQGICRWNYVFRSLHQHAKGNIRSFSQAKKASSSQATTSMVKTAKKVSDEKLKQSEESLRKVMYLSCWGPN, from the coding sequence ATGAGTTCGGTAAGCAGAGCTTGGATCGTGGCTGCGAGCGTTGGAGCGGTGGAGGTATTGAAAGATCAAGGGATCTGTAGATGGAATTATGTGTTTAGGTCGCTACATCAGCACGCCAAGGGCAATATAAGATCTTTCTCACAGGCTAAAAAGGCCTCTTCTTCTCAGGCGACGACTTCAATGGTGAAAACGGCTAAGAAGGTTAGTGACGAGAAATTGAAGCAATCAGAGGAGTCGCTCAGGAAAGTCATGTACCTCAGCTGCTGGGGTCCCAactga